The stretch of DNA AACCGAACCCAAATGTCCACGGCTtcccgccgcggccaccggcggTGGCGACTCCAGACCGACGCGCCGTCGGAGCCGCATGTGCAGAAACAAAATTGATTGCTCGACAGACGACAGCATTTTTGACGATAACAACCTAAGCATTTGAAGAGCACGAGCTTGCACGAATTCAAGGACCAAATTAGTCTGCCAGACATTAGGAATTCTTGCAGCCGAACACATAGGATTCGGCAGACCAAAGGTCATGGAAGCTAAGGGAGAATTCCATTCCTGGTAGCTGATCACATAAATTCTTTGTCGGGAAATGGGATGAATACATGATTCTCACAATACTATTCTGCCAAATACATTTTGCCAGCACCACCAATATGCTTTCTGCATCACCAGTCAGTTTCAGTCCAGAGGGTTGTAGCTATTGCTCTGAAAGGGATTCTTTGATCAGCTTCTCGGTGAGCGCTTTCGGTAGCCCCATGACACTGTCAATTGTACCAACCTGCACAAAGTCCCGACCGTCAGGTGTGATGCAATCCCTTTTGAAATGACCATGTGAAGTTCAGTATGCAACCAGGAATCAGAATATGTGTAACTCACAATGGCTTCCACGAGAGGTGAAGTTAGGGGATGCTCTACTAGGAGACCACCAGCAACATAGAAAACATCGCCCTCCTCAATCTGAAACATACATTAGTGAGAGAAAAAAATGTTTATTTGATGAGTTTCACGCCCAGGCGACTATGGAGGAAAAAAAACACCAAAAACTTTTTAGCATAAACCATGTTCCAATGAGATTCCATCACATCGTGACTCACTCAAAGGAAGAGGTATATTTAACAACGATAAAGCTGATCAACTGTTGCAGAGCACAAAAACAGAATAGTGGGTCAACTGTTGCAGAATGCAGACTTACCAAACTCTCCACAACTTCATCAGGAATTTTGTGGAAATAAACCTGTTTATCAACATTTACGGTGGAAATATCAACAGGTGCGTCGCAGAATATAACTTAAATGCAATAGAAAGACTATGATTCAATTGTACTGGGATATACATGGCAACTAGGATTTACCTATAGCTAAGATTAGTTATAGCTCTGAACCAAGGGCGATATAGTGCATTTATCGACTAAATCAAATACATTAAATTGAGTAAACACAGTTCATGTTCAGCCTTCACTTCACCCCTCAACTTCGTAATAGAGCTATCAACATCTACATTTTATTGCAGAATTCATGTTCAGCCCTCAACTTTATTACAAAGCAAACGGGCCTATAAGTTCAAGGGTCAATTTAGGTTAGGCCATCGACTTTTAGGAAGTGTTAAAGTAACGTGTTAATGATTCACAAATTTCAAATTTACTTGAAACGGAAGTCGAGAATGAGGTTGATTTGGGCAGGAAGCTAACGAGATGCTACACAGTCATATTAAACAGTAACTAAAACTTACGCAAAGATTGGTGAAAAAGGTTGGGGGTTTAAGTAATCTAATATCTAACATAAGGAAGCTAAGGTACTCATTCTAAAATAAAACATCAGGGAAATATAGATAGTACTTCTGCTTTATCCCATCCTTCCTTTCTAGCTCCAGTCTTCACATTTGTAACAAGAACAGATCCAATTGTCGCAGCATGGCTTTcagagtaccctgaagcaaaaCACGTTTGTAAATGACCTGAGGGCACGGACAAGTACAATAAagcatgtaaaaaaaattgagtTCTAACAAATAACACAGACCTTTGATGAATTTCCGTGCCTCTTCTGGAGTGCTAGGTTTTTCTCTAATCACTCCATCATGAACAACAACCTCCATAAAGCATAATGTGAGAAGAAGAGTTAAAAGAACCAAACAAACACTCATATTTGTATTAAACAGTAATAACATGTGCAAAAATGTGGCAGAACTATAATTATTCTCAACTTGAATGTTGTTGAAGATCATATTTACTAATTTGTAAAGTTGCATTGGGCCTAAAAGTCACTAGTTTCACAGTTTGTCCAGTACAATCTGGGCAAAACTTTGATTTCCGTGAATCAACAGATACTAGCACCCTATATGAATTCATAGGGAAAGTGCAAACAGGAGAGTGATTATTCTTAGCTACAATGTGATGCCTTAAAGGcccaaatataattaaataaatgCAAAAATAGTGTATTGCATATGAACATGGTTCGACAACCACCCTTTTATACCTAGACTTTGATCACCCTTAATTTCAAGACTGTTCAGCATAATAACCATCCATTATATTCCATCACCCATGTGAATGTTTATTTAGAAACAATAAACATTATTTGATGGTCGGTGTTACTGTACTTTTAAGTTTTAACTTCACAGGCATCCTAACAAAATTGGCCAAGTAAATATCGACCGAGAATCAAGCAAACAAGGTGGGCCATATTTCCAGAAGCAGCTGAACCTAAAACAATTGCTAAGGTGCTACTGCTACCTTTGTAAATATAATGGTTGCATATTCACGATTTCATGTAGCTCAAGCGCAGCAAGAATGACAGTGTTTGGACGCATCCAGTCACTTTGATTGTAGATAACTACAGTGTGGAAATTGATTGTTGTATTCATATAAATGATGTATGATGCTCATCAGCTCATGAAATATTATAAAGCAGAGCGCGCTTCAAGATGCGTAAGCTGCATACTTGGTCAGCAGTGATCATCAAAGTAGTCTCTTGAGAATCAACAATCTCTTTCATCATCCCATTGTTCTTCATCTTCTCAAGTATAGCATCCGCCTGCAACATTGAGGAAATATACTAAGTAAAGCAATGACTACCCAATTGCAGTTGCTTAAATCAACCGTTATCTACACCCAAAATAACTAAAAGACAAATGCAGGTCACTACTAGCCACAACCAAATAACAGATTCTAAAAGTAAAGACCCTTGTTACTTTGACAAAAAGCTGGAATTTGCCAATGTGGCTAGGCGCTTAAACATTTCATCTAATCATAAATACTAAACGCCATTGAACCCAAAGCATACAGCTGCCTCGCTAGCTACACTCTCACAGTCTCATCCCCTAAAAGGCTCCGCTTCTCTGAAGTGGGGTAAATGCTTTCCGTCTTTATTCCTGAATAGAAACCACAAAAAAAAGGCAGCGGAATCCAGTTCTAGAACAAAATAGAGCAAGAGTTACTTTCGCATGAGCCAAGGCGACCACCAGTTCCTCTGGCTTCTCCTTTCTGATCTCCTTCTCGTCGATATCCGCACTCTGAAGCCCCCAAGAGGAGGCGaacgagaaaaagaaaatgaatgaACTGAACCGCGCGGTGCGGGAGAAGAATCGACTGAGGCATAACATCTGAAATACAGAGGGCACAGGGAACCAACAAGAAGTGTGAACTTGTATCCCATCTCGGACAGAATCTGGCGGCGCGACGCCGATGAGGAGCCCAGGATTAGCTGCACCGTTCCGACGCCAGTGTAAGACAGGTTAGAAAGGAAATACGGGACCTCTGGAGCAAAAAGGTGAGATTTCTGCGCTGCACGAGCGCGCGAGCGTACCCTGAGAGCCGAAGAGGCTGCCATGCTTCAGTCCTCACTCCAGTCCTCCcccttctcgccgccgcctccctccaagATGGCAGGAGGAAAGAAACGCTAGAACAGCGGAAGACGAAGTGGGACCCTGGTGTCGCGTCTATCATCCGCGATGGGGAACCCGAATCGGCTGCCGTGAACCGTAGGATTGGCTTGTGGACGGTGCTTGTGAGCTAGAGCCCGAGGGCCCGAGAGGCAAGTGGACTGGGCTTCTAGGTTGGTCTATGGGCTGTTTTTGGTGTCTACGGCTGAGCAACTTCATTATTGGGCTGTGTCCTAAGTGAATACCCCGGGCTGCGGGCCTGGCTGCTCCCATGTTTTGCTCTTTTTGTGGCTTCTATATCTGTTCGTGTCTGTCGTTTGGTTAAATTTCGTCACGTCTTTCAAACAAAATTGCTGAGATCACGTAGCATCATGTCCAAGACTTTATCCATTTAACTCCAGAGTTCAAGCTTTAAAAAAACTCCAGAGTTCCCACTTTGCACCATATGCTAGGACTTGGGCTCTGTTTGGCATAGCTTCATAGGCAGCTTCACACGAAGCTATGTCAAAGGGTTTTTTTACTGGGaacatattaggtgcaaaccaatttcttcgtgcaaactatgaaaatttCAATTTGgaccatcagatcaacatccaagaggAGGGGTGCAGAGAGGTGGGAAGGgaaatttgcaaaagtgtgattacccaattcaagggcgggtccagattgtaaaattacccaatcgtccataccccttggatgttgatccaatgactcagattgaagttttcatagtttgcacggagatgtTGGTTTGCACCTTATACGTTGCCTTTTTTACCTAGCTTCAAACTTGAAGCCATCCATATGCTTTCAATAGCGGGGTGAAGCCACAAAAGAAGAAACTATTTtgtcaaatattttttaaaattgttTCAGCTTCACTAGAGAAACTGATTCATCAGAGAAGCTGCTTCACCCGCTGTTCCAAAAAAGCTGAAGCTATGCCAAACGGGGCCTAGTGTTGGGCTAGACCTCGACCCAATGTAAGCCACACGAACAATTTGAGTGTGTGTACTACAGAGGTAGTACCGTAGTGGGTTACCATCGGAGTATCTGGCACAATAGGGATCTTGGACTGTTGCCCGTCAACATGATAAATGCACATcgaggtaaaaaaaaagaaagttgaAAAACTATAATGCACCAAGTAAAGCATTTGATAAAGGATGTGAATTGAGATAGATAACCATGTAGCTACTTCATTTAACATTTTGAGATAGATAACTATGTGTATCTCTAAAAGCAGTAGTTCGTTATGAAGTCAATCACTCTTGATCCTGGAAGGGAAGTTGTATGAAAAATCCCATTT from Panicum virgatum strain AP13 chromosome 9K, P.virgatum_v5, whole genome shotgun sequence encodes:
- the LOC120646764 gene encoding 7-methyl-GTP pyrophosphatase-like, with translation MAASSALRLILGSSSASRRQILSEMGYKFTLLSADIDEKEIRKEKPEELVVALAHAKADAILEKMKNNGMMKEIVDSQETTLMITADQVVVHDGVIREKPSTPEEARKFIKGYSESHAATIGSVLVTNVKTGARKEGWDKAEVYFHKIPDEVVESLIEEGDVFYVAGGLLVEHPLTSPLVEAIVGTIDSVMGLPKALTEKLIKESLSEQ